In Crinalium epipsammum PCC 9333, the following are encoded in one genomic region:
- a CDS encoding M15 family metallopeptidase, with protein MHFFTRISAQRQKVMWELVPDERYVANPAIGSKHNRGAAVDLTLVDNDGKELEMPSAFDDFTEKAHRNYTRSNIEAKKNSLLLETVMKKRGFKSIPTEWWHFESPDWKKFPVMDVPL; from the coding sequence TTGCACTTTTTTACACGTATCTCGGCTCAACGCCAAAAAGTGATGTGGGAGCTAGTACCTGACGAGCGTTATGTTGCTAATCCTGCCATTGGTTCTAAGCATAATCGTGGTGCAGCGGTAGATTTAACGCTTGTTGATAACGACGGCAAAGAATTAGAAATGCCGAGTGCTTTTGATGACTTTACAGAAAAAGCTCATAGAAATTACACAAGGAGCAATATTGAAGCTAAAAAGAATTCCTTGCTACTTGAAACCGTTATGAAGAAGCGCGGTTTTAAAAGTATCCCAACTGAGTGGTGGCATTTTGAATCACCTGATTGGAAGAAGTTTCCTGTCATGGATGTACCACTGTAA
- a CDS encoding IS4 family transposase produces MVEDEVIAKQLEKLLTPAITNQENYYRKLGLRERILNLPLMMAAVLTLLWRDVAGVRELTRMLARDGFLWCSPTKVSQQAVSQRFLTFPSELFEKVFKDLLPSLRATWHSRNQRPLPESIQFTLSKFEKIWIVDGSTLEALFRKLKSLEETQRGQLAGKMSTVIDLMTRLPVEIWFEENSKASDIKLEENILNLVTKNTLLLLDRGFYHFNFWFQLIEKKVDFITRIKKGAAIKVEQIFTDSYELRDRKIRFGSGTKKTPFITLRLIEVRSGKTWHSYLTSVLDPNILPPYVVADLYRRRWRIEDAFNTVKRLLGLSYLWTGSINGIKLQIWATWLFYAVLVDLGDAVADELALPFDEISLEMIYRGLYHFTMAHQKGKATDPVKYFADPENRDLGIIKQQRNPNVKLIVAPFPNLQRGSDQFFFNNSLKAS; encoded by the coding sequence CTGGTGGAAGACGAAGTAATAGCCAAGCAATTGGAAAAATTACTGACACCAGCCATTACAAATCAAGAAAATTACTACCGAAAATTAGGACTCAGAGAACGGATACTGAATTTACCGTTGATGATGGCGGCGGTGTTGACCTTGCTGTGGCGAGATGTGGCAGGAGTCAGAGAACTAACAAGAATGTTAGCCAGAGATGGTTTTCTGTGGTGTAGTCCCACAAAAGTTAGTCAACAAGCGGTATCACAAAGATTTTTAACATTTCCATCTGAATTATTTGAAAAAGTATTTAAAGATTTATTGCCGAGTTTAAGAGCAACTTGGCATAGTAGAAATCAACGTCCATTGCCAGAAAGTATTCAATTTACCTTGTCAAAATTTGAGAAGATTTGGATAGTAGATGGGTCAACATTGGAGGCATTGTTTAGGAAGTTAAAAAGCTTAGAAGAGACTCAAAGAGGGCAATTAGCCGGAAAAATGAGTACAGTAATTGATTTAATGACTAGATTACCTGTAGAAATTTGGTTTGAAGAAAATTCTAAAGCTTCTGATATTAAACTTGAAGAAAACATTCTAAATTTAGTAACAAAAAACACCTTGCTGTTATTGGATAGAGGGTTTTATCACTTTAATTTTTGGTTTCAATTAATTGAGAAAAAAGTAGATTTTATAACGAGAATAAAAAAAGGAGCAGCAATCAAAGTAGAACAAATATTTACCGATAGTTATGAACTGAGAGATCGGAAGATACGCTTTGGTTCTGGCACAAAGAAGACTCCATTTATTACCTTGCGTTTGATTGAAGTCAGGTCAGGAAAAACCTGGCATTCTTATTTAACCAGCGTCCTAGACCCTAATATTTTACCCCCTTATGTGGTAGCAGATTTATATCGGCGGCGGTGGCGGATTGAAGATGCTTTTAACACAGTCAAGAGGCTTTTAGGTTTAAGTTATTTATGGACGGGTTCAATCAATGGAATTAAGTTACAAATTTGGGCGACCTGGTTATTTTATGCGGTTTTAGTAGATTTAGGTGATGCCGTAGCAGATGAACTTGCTCTCCCCTTCGACGAGATTTCATTAGAAATGATTTATCGCGGTCTTTATCATTTTACTATGGCTCATCAGAAAGGTAAGGCAACAGACCCCGTTAAGTATTTTGCTGATCCCGAAAATCGAGATTTAGGTATTATCAAACAGCAACGAAACCCCAATGTTAAGTTGATTGTCGCTCCTTTTCCCAATCTTCAACGAGGGTCTGACCAGTTTTTTTTCAACAATTCTCTGAAAGCCTCTTGA
- a CDS encoding COP23 domain-containing protein, producing the protein MRKNLVARRNKNRNFSQVEIMFKLRSLKLASSVLLASVTMLTLGASATLSQTESNEVKFFCSQMFDNAPNENIPATIAWIPERQGHIRLIAWKSDFFYKWNRQERCQAVSEKFQNASQQGRLNYLTYGEVDNYQVICAVANQGEKCKRENMLFTIKPQDYPDRVLTSLIGVVQGNSGEPIYQSTGQQVYVSVNELFRQSKIVSQASGSK; encoded by the coding sequence TTGCGTAAAAACCTTGTTGCCAGACGTAATAAGAATAGAAACTTTAGTCAAGTTGAAATTATGTTCAAATTGCGATCGCTAAAACTTGCTTCATCAGTTCTACTCGCCAGCGTTACGATGCTGACTTTGGGTGCAAGCGCAACTTTAAGTCAAACCGAGTCCAACGAAGTCAAGTTCTTTTGCAGTCAAATGTTCGACAATGCACCTAATGAAAATATACCAGCGACAATAGCATGGATTCCAGAACGTCAGGGACACATCCGCCTGATTGCTTGGAAATCCGACTTTTTTTATAAGTGGAATCGTCAAGAACGGTGTCAAGCCGTCTCGGAGAAATTTCAAAATGCTTCCCAGCAGGGACGTTTGAATTACCTGACATACGGTGAGGTGGATAATTATCAAGTTATCTGTGCTGTAGCTAATCAAGGAGAAAAGTGTAAACGCGAAAATATGCTGTTCACTATTAAACCCCAAGACTATCCAGACCGAGTTCTGACATCATTAATTGGGGTTGTGCAAGGTAACAGTGGTGAGCCCATCTATCAAAGTACAGGTCAACAAGTTTATGTATCTGTAAACGAGTTGTTCCGTCAATCGAAAATTGTATCTCAAGCAAGCGGTTCTAAGTAG
- a CDS encoding trypsin-like peptidase domain-containing protein, translating into MHLAPTPVGDRLLSALSRCHKFTKSMLKTFYLHRPLALIACFLLLPTPVLAKNSTLELNLNSNHQQLIAHDAPLLEELKEIAVQITVKIDSNNNGGSGVIIGKKQQSYLVITNAHVTFGDNNFSIQTHDGVVHQAQLVPNTKFSNRDMALLQFRSSKQYEPADINPSNLRQGIPVLAAGYPGETNKIVYHQGKITQLPEQSFKGGYQIGYSSDIVQGMSGGAILDAEGGLIGINGRSAYPILNSGYVYEDGSRPLPEAIKQFRRSSWGIPIQTFLAEVNSETLTAYSLPFPVQKSTITQPSLKGWLGELEQKTKQFIVRIDSSSNTKDSGVIIAKTGETYTVLTTAHVLCERNSVKESCGNYRYEIVTPDGKAYAIIPDSIKIQPGVDLAIAQFSSKTTYQVATLANASVTDDQYVFVGGYSSLANRSKWQFNPGKTYSLEQGLLQLKDNFFPRQGYELVYTNITYAGMAGAPVLDTQGRVIGIHGAVEGEIAIDEKTGDSGHIQMGYSLGIPINTFISLANHFNLNSQSLQVQSSSFPQLNTAQKDAIEKALLSISVPKSNAKPSVWIERGNQLWRLGQYDQDDQAIAAFEQAIKQKPAYVHLAWYGKGMALASQDKYTEAVAAFEQAIKNKQNFYPALKEQSIALQQLNQLERALVAIDQAILIQPENANLYLKKSLVLKGLKRYPGSLAAITKAVQISPNAEVYNQRGNIYPLQKQWDLAIADFNKAIEINPINADAYINRGFVYYNLKKWDLALADFNQAIQLNPQYVEAFFNIGLVNYEMGKTQEAIQRWQQVVNLDKKQAEPQMALAVAMYSKGESETAFEMAEVALCLDKRLADIAYFQEQLWGDRMIADTQKFFATPKMQAYLSQMQGLSSTGNK; encoded by the coding sequence ATGCACCTAGCCCCAACTCCTGTGGGCGATCGCCTGCTTTCTGCTTTGTCGCGTTGTCACAAATTCACCAAATCCATGCTTAAAACTTTCTATTTGCACCGCCCACTGGCATTAATTGCTTGTTTTTTGCTACTACCAACACCCGTCTTAGCAAAAAATTCTACCTTAGAACTAAACCTTAACTCTAATCACCAACAGCTAATTGCTCACGACGCACCCTTACTGGAAGAACTGAAAGAAATCGCTGTACAGATCACCGTGAAAATTGACAGCAACAATAATGGTGGTTCTGGAGTAATTATTGGCAAAAAACAACAAAGTTATTTAGTTATCACCAATGCTCATGTGACCTTTGGTGATAATAACTTTAGCATTCAGACACATGACGGAGTAGTACATCAAGCTCAATTAGTACCCAACACTAAGTTTTCTAACCGTGACATGGCACTATTACAATTTCGCAGTAGTAAACAATACGAACCTGCCGATATCAACCCCTCAAATCTTCGTCAAGGAATCCCAGTTTTAGCTGCGGGATACCCTGGAGAAACAAATAAAATAGTTTACCATCAAGGAAAAATTACTCAACTGCCCGAACAAAGTTTTAAAGGCGGTTATCAAATTGGGTATAGCAGCGATATTGTTCAAGGAATGAGTGGCGGAGCTATCCTTGATGCTGAAGGAGGACTAATAGGAATTAATGGGCGTAGTGCTTACCCAATTTTGAATAGTGGTTATGTTTATGAAGACGGTTCGCGCCCCCTACCAGAGGCAATTAAACAATTTAGACGATCAAGTTGGGGTATTCCGATCCAAACCTTTTTAGCTGAAGTTAATTCAGAAACTCTTACGGCTTATTCTCTCCCATTTCCAGTACAAAAATCAACTATTACTCAACCAAGCTTGAAAGGATGGTTAGGAGAGTTAGAGCAGAAAACTAAACAATTTATAGTCAGAATTGATAGTAGTAGCAATACTAAAGATTCGGGAGTAATTATTGCCAAAACAGGAGAAACATACACAGTTTTAACCACAGCCCATGTGCTATGTGAAAGAAACTCAGTCAAAGAATCCTGTGGGAATTATCGTTATGAAATAGTTACTCCTGATGGCAAAGCTTATGCCATTATTCCAGATAGTATCAAAATACAACCAGGTGTAGATTTAGCGATCGCTCAATTTAGTAGCAAAACTACCTATCAAGTAGCTACATTAGCAAATGCCAGTGTAACAGACGACCAATATGTGTTTGTTGGAGGATATTCCAGTTTAGCAAATAGGTCAAAGTGGCAATTTAACCCTGGAAAAACATATAGTTTAGAACAAGGATTGTTACAGTTAAAGGATAATTTTTTCCCTAGACAAGGTTATGAGTTAGTCTATACCAACATTACCTATGCTGGTATGGCTGGCGCTCCAGTTTTAGATACTCAGGGACGGGTAATAGGCATTCACGGTGCGGTTGAAGGGGAAATAGCAATTGATGAAAAAACAGGGGATAGCGGACACATTCAGATGGGATATAGTTTAGGTATTCCTATTAACACTTTTATTTCTCTAGCCAATCACTTCAATCTTAATTCTCAATCGTTACAAGTTCAATCTTCTTCATTTCCTCAACTTAATACAGCACAAAAAGATGCTATTGAAAAAGCATTACTAAGTATTAGTGTTCCTAAAAGCAATGCCAAACCTTCAGTATGGATAGAACGAGGAAATCAACTGTGGCGGTTAGGTCAATATGATCAAGATGATCAAGCCATAGCAGCTTTTGAGCAAGCTATTAAACAAAAACCTGCCTACGTGCATTTAGCTTGGTACGGAAAAGGTATGGCGTTAGCAAGCCAGGATAAATATACTGAAGCGGTTGCAGCTTTTGAGCAAGCTATTAAAAATAAACAAAACTTCTACCCTGCTTTAAAAGAACAAAGCATAGCACTACAGCAATTAAATCAACTAGAAAGGGCTTTAGTAGCAATAGATCAAGCCATTCTAATTCAGCCAGAAAATGCTAATCTCTACTTGAAAAAAAGCTTAGTGTTAAAGGGCTTAAAACGATATCCAGGAAGTCTTGCTGCTATTACAAAAGCTGTCCAAATCAGCCCTAACGCTGAGGTTTACAATCAGCGCGGTAATATTTATCCACTGCAAAAGCAGTGGGATTTGGCAATAGCTGATTTCAACAAGGCGATTGAAATTAATCCTATAAATGCTGATGCTTATATCAATCGGGGGTTTGTTTATTACAATCTGAAAAAATGGGATTTAGCTCTGGCTGATTTCAATCAAGCCATTCAACTTAATCCTCAGTATGTCGAAGCTTTTTTCAATATTGGTTTGGTTAATTATGAAATGGGTAAAACCCAAGAAGCAATACAACGGTGGCAGCAGGTTGTTAATTTGGATAAAAAGCAAGCGGAACCTCAAATGGCGCTAGCTGTGGCAATGTATAGCAAAGGTGAATCAGAAACAGCTTTTGAGATGGCTGAAGTTGCGTTGTGTTTAGATAAACGCTTGGCAGATATAGCTTATTTTCAAGAGCAACTGTGGGGCGATCGCATGATTGCAGATACCCAAAAATTCTTTGCCACCCCCAAAATGCAAGCTTATCTCTCACAGATGCAAGGCTTATCTAGTACGGGGAATAAATAA
- a CDS encoding serine protease, giving the protein MNNRTLTLISCLLLLSTPVITASAIYAQQPNLTAPDDVPPPIPLQEKEKIAAEITVKISSGNNGGSGVLIAKKQQTYLVLTNAHVVDNSKNLQISTPDGKIYTAQLVPNSKLGNYDLALLQFTSNKEYSIAQYDPSNLPRMNGDILAVGFSGESGKLVYRPGKITYLPERSLKQGYGLGYNSNVVQGMSGGAILNEYGELIGINGRSSYPILNSGYVYEDNAKPTPAEVQKLRGSSWGISLQTFLAQLPQDFARAYSFPQPPISIPDVNNEPELTGWLGQLNEQARKFTVRINNKNDDRDSGSGVIIAKQNNTYYVLTCAHVIKNSTNYEIVTPDGKIYSVDYSRVRKEEGVDLAVVQFNSNDSYQVATIGNVAAKDEQYTFVTGYSKFGNKQSQWRFSPGDISEQEVGLLRVKNYRVEGRNQSAVAAESAISLTGGYELVYRNITYGGMSGGAVLDSLGRVIGIHGSAEGEIAIDDSSSDLNKLQFGYSLGIPAKTFLGIANRLQVNSGLLKVENSPPPDLNAVQQDAVKKTILTVGVPQGNAKASVWLQRGNQLWRLRRYDEAIAAFDAAIKLQPAFVHLAWYGRGLVLYAQKKYSEASVAISTAISKKPDYYPALKLQSQVLTQLKQLDEALVAIEKAIVIQPQDPNLYFIKTSILSDLKRYPEAIATIQKGIDISPRAALYWIRGNVYVNQKQWDKAINDYNTAIKINPQYANAYLMRGGVYSDQKQWDKAIDDYNTAIKINPQYANAYLMRGDVYSDQKQWDKAIDDYNTAIKINSNNAWAYSARGLVYYKQKQWNKAIDDYNTAIKINPGDAFAYSARGLVYKEQKQWDKAIDDYTTAIKINPQYADAYSLRGRVHDQQKQWDKAIDDFTTAIKINPNNANDYSLRGLVYVNQKQWDKAIDDFTTAIKINPHDAGAYSVRGLVYQEQKQWDKAIDDFKSAIKINPGDASAYLSRGEVYSYQKQWDKAIDDFKSAIKINPNDALAYYNRGNVYVNQKQWDLAINDYNSAIKINPQYAEAYYNRGIVYSNQKKWELALADWNQAIKINPKFAEAYFNRGFVYHTQENYSAALSDYKQALSINENLIAAISNIGFINYEMGETEAAIQQWQKVVKVDSQQAEPQLALAVAMYTKGESDKGVQLAAQALKLDKQFADVAYLKQNLWGKRIIADTQKLFADAKMKAVLAGL; this is encoded by the coding sequence ATGAATAACCGCACATTGACATTAATTAGCTGCTTACTATTACTTTCAACTCCTGTAATAACAGCAAGTGCTATTTACGCTCAACAACCTAACTTAACTGCTCCAGATGATGTTCCGCCACCTATACCATTACAAGAAAAAGAAAAAATTGCCGCAGAAATTACGGTTAAAATTAGTTCAGGAAATAATGGCGGTTCCGGGGTACTAATAGCGAAAAAACAACAAACTTATCTGGTTTTGACTAATGCTCATGTTGTTGATAATAGTAAAAATCTTCAAATAAGTACTCCTGACGGAAAAATTTATACTGCACAATTAGTGCCAAATAGTAAATTAGGAAATTATGATTTAGCCTTATTACAATTTACCAGTAATAAAGAATATTCTATTGCACAATATGACCCTTCAAATCTGCCGAGAATGAATGGAGATATTTTGGCGGTGGGATTTTCTGGTGAGAGTGGAAAGTTAGTTTATCGACCAGGAAAGATTACTTACCTACCGGAACGCAGTTTAAAACAAGGCTATGGACTTGGCTATAACAGTAATGTGGTGCAAGGCATGAGTGGCGGGGCGATTTTAAATGAATATGGGGAATTAATTGGCATTAATGGACGCAGCAGTTATCCGATTTTAAATAGTGGTTATGTCTATGAAGATAATGCTAAACCTACGCCAGCAGAAGTTCAAAAACTGCGGGGTTCTAGTTGGGGCATTTCTTTACAAACGTTTTTAGCACAGTTACCACAAGATTTTGCTAGGGCTTATTCTTTTCCGCAACCACCTATTTCAATTCCAGATGTTAATAATGAACCAGAGTTAACCGGATGGTTAGGGCAATTAAATGAACAAGCTCGAAAGTTTACTGTGAGAATTAATAATAAAAATGACGACCGAGATAGTGGGTCAGGAGTTATTATTGCTAAACAGAATAATACTTATTATGTGCTGACTTGCGCTCATGTCATCAAGAATTCAACTAACTATGAAATTGTTACCCCAGATGGGAAGATTTATTCGGTAGATTATAGCAGAGTGAGAAAAGAAGAGGGGGTAGATTTAGCGGTTGTACAGTTTAATAGTAATGACAGCTATCAAGTAGCAACTATCGGGAATGTTGCTGCGAAAGATGAGCAGTATACGTTTGTTACGGGGTATTCCAAGTTTGGTAACAAGCAATCACAGTGGCGCTTTAGCCCTGGAGATATTTCTGAACAAGAAGTCGGATTATTACGAGTAAAAAATTATCGAGTTGAGGGTAGAAATCAAAGTGCTGTTGCTGCCGAAAGTGCTATTTCTTTAACCGGAGGATATGAGTTAGTTTATCGCAATATTACTTATGGTGGGATGAGTGGGGGCGCTGTTTTAGATAGTCTTGGGAGAGTGATAGGGATTCATGGTTCTGCGGAAGGAGAAATCGCAATTGATGACTCTTCAAGTGATTTAAATAAACTTCAGTTTGGATATAGTTTAGGTATTCCTGCTAAAACTTTTCTGGGTATAGCAAATCGACTACAAGTTAATTCGGGATTGTTAAAAGTAGAAAACTCGCCACCACCTGATTTAAATGCAGTACAACAAGATGCGGTTAAGAAAACAATACTAACAGTTGGTGTTCCTCAAGGTAATGCTAAAGCTTCGGTATGGCTACAACGAGGCAATCAATTGTGGCGGTTACGTCGATATGATGAAGCAATTGCGGCTTTTGATGCAGCAATTAAGCTGCAACCTGCGTTTGTTCATCTAGCTTGGTATGGACGCGGGTTGGTGTTATATGCACAGAAGAAATATTCAGAAGCGTCAGTGGCAATTTCTACAGCTATTAGCAAAAAACCTGATTACTATCCAGCGTTAAAATTGCAAAGTCAAGTGCTGACGCAATTAAAGCAACTGGATGAAGCATTAGTAGCGATAGAAAAAGCGATCGTAATTCAGCCTCAAGACCCAAATCTGTATTTTATAAAAACAAGCATTTTATCCGATTTAAAAAGATATCCAGAAGCAATCGCGACGATTCAAAAAGGGATTGATATCAGTCCTCGTGCTGCTTTGTACTGGATTCGGGGTAATGTTTACGTCAACCAGAAGCAGTGGGATAAAGCTATTAATGATTACAATACTGCCATTAAAATCAATCCTCAGTATGCTAATGCTTACTTGATGCGGGGTGGTGTTTACTCCGACCAGAAGCAGTGGGATAAAGCTATTGATGATTACAATACTGCTATTAAAATTAATCCTCAGTATGCTAATGCTTACTTGATGCGGGGTGATGTTTACTCCGACCAGAAGCAGTGGGATAAAGCTATTGATGATTACAATACTGCCATTAAAATCAATTCTAATAATGCTTGGGCTTACAGTGCTAGGGGTTTAGTTTACTACAAGCAGAAGCAGTGGAATAAAGCTATTGATGATTACAATACTGCCATTAAAATCAATCCTGGTGATGCTTTTGCTTACAGTGCTAGGGGTTTAGTTTACAAAGAGCAGAAGCAGTGGGATAAAGCTATTGATGATTACACTACTGCCATTAAAATCAATCCTCAGTATGCTGATGCTTACAGTTTAAGGGGTAGAGTTCACGACCAGCAGAAGCAGTGGGACAAAGCTATTGATGATTTCACTACTGCTATTAAAATCAATCCTAATAATGCTAATGATTACAGTTTAAGGGGTTTAGTTTACGTCAACCAGAAGCAGTGGGATAAAGCTATTGATGATTTCACTACTGCTATTAAAATCAATCCTCATGATGCTGGTGCTTACAGTGTTAGGGGTTTAGTTTACCAAGAGCAGAAGCAGTGGGATAAAGCTATTGATGATTTCAAGAGTGCGATTAAAATCAATCCTGGTGATGCTTCTGCTTACTTGAGTCGGGGTGAAGTTTACTCCTACCAGAAGCAGTGGGATAAAGCTATTGATGATTTCAAGAGTGCGATTAAAATTAACCCTAACGATGCTTTGGCTTACTACAATCGGGGTAATGTTTACGTCAACCAGAAGCAGTGGGATTTAGCTATTAATGATTACAATAGTGCGATTAAAATCAATCCTCAGTATGCTGAGGCTTACTACAATCGGGGGATTGTTTACTCTAACCAGAAAAAATGGGAATTAGCACTTGCTGATTGGAATCAAGCTATTAAGATTAATCCTAAGTTTGCTGAGGCTTACTTCAATCGGGGTTTTGTTTACCATACTCAAGAAAATTATAGTGCAGCACTTTCTGACTACAAGCAAGCCTTAAGTATTAATGAAAATTTAATAGCAGCTATTAGTAATATCGGTTTTATTAACTATGAAATGGGAGAAACTGAGGCAGCTATCCAACAATGGCAGAAGGTGGTTAAGGTTGATTCTCAACAAGCGGAACCTCAATTAGCTTTAGCTGTGGCAATGTATACTAAAGGAGAATCAGACAAAGGTGTGCAATTAGCAGCGCAAGCTTTGAAGTTAGATAAGCAGTTTGCTGATGTGGCGTATCTTAAGCAAAATCTTTGGGGTAAGCGGATAATTGCTGATACTCAGAAGTTATTTGCTGATGCGAAAATGAAGGCGGTTTTAGCTGGGCTTTAA
- a CDS encoding COP23 domain-containing protein — MRLSTIRNLSVLVTAISLTLNAAPSFSQTQPDKVTFYCRSMLDITSGENIPTTVAWIPERQGHIRLIGWKSEYFYRWNPQARCQAVTQKIQNLSNQGRFNFLATGAVNNYPVICAFASQGESCDSNNQVFTIKPHDNPDEVLAHLLGIFEGRASKIFNQSSGQKRTLSVNSYFQKAPLIEIPTSSK, encoded by the coding sequence ATGAGATTATCGACGATTCGCAACTTATCTGTTTTGGTAACAGCAATTTCTTTAACTTTAAATGCGGCTCCAAGTTTTAGCCAAACTCAGCCAGATAAAGTCACATTTTATTGCCGTTCTATGTTAGATATTACTAGCGGTGAAAATATTCCCACCACTGTAGCGTGGATACCTGAACGTCAAGGGCATATTCGTTTAATTGGTTGGAAATCTGAGTATTTTTATCGCTGGAATCCGCAAGCTAGATGCCAAGCTGTTACACAGAAAATACAGAACTTGTCTAATCAAGGGCGTTTTAATTTTCTGGCAACTGGCGCGGTAAATAATTATCCAGTAATTTGTGCTTTCGCGTCTCAGGGAGAATCTTGTGATAGTAACAATCAAGTTTTTACTATTAAACCGCATGATAATCCTGATGAAGTTCTAGCACACTTATTAGGAATTTTTGAAGGAAGAGCTTCAAAAATATTTAACCAAAGTTCGGGTCAAAAAAGAACTCTTTCTGTGAATAGTTATTTCCAGAAGGCTCCCTTGATTGAAATCCCAACCAGTTCTAAATAA
- a CDS encoding S1C family serine protease: MITSQRLKQTSTALFATISLLSVTAMPSLINTPDARVLAQSSDEQQATRIYQRVNPAVVTIKIGNGHGSGFIVSKDGYIITNAHVVAGAPSVVTVEFFDGKQVPADVIGFAKGGLDLAVLKIARPQKLTTVALGQPNSFKVGARVYAIGTPLDEDFHNTFTQGNISRLDPKKGMIQHTASINHGNSGGPLFNSEGQVIGVNTSGILGDVEDEQGNRSGFFAPGTNINFAISLNRIQAFLKAVRQNNLSPRSTLPKEQAPLPPQEIALDGQEITGNLGEGKNRLEDGRYADIYIFQGKAGEKVTLQMKSKELNPFLVLLQVKESDSDKNSVKLAENDDQAPGNFNAQIVTTLPDDGVYMVLATTSLPQESGNYTFRAIANR, from the coding sequence ATGATTACTTCTCAACGGCTCAAACAAACCAGCACAGCACTTTTCGCTACCATCAGCTTGCTAAGTGTAACTGCTATGCCATCCTTAATTAACACACCCGATGCGCGTGTTCTAGCCCAAAGCAGTGACGAACAACAAGCGACTCGTATATATCAACGAGTTAATCCTGCGGTTGTCACCATTAAGATAGGCAACGGACATGGTAGCGGTTTTATTGTCAGTAAGGACGGATATATTATCACTAACGCCCACGTCGTCGCTGGTGCGCCCAGTGTAGTCACAGTAGAATTTTTTGATGGCAAACAAGTTCCAGCCGATGTAATTGGGTTTGCTAAGGGTGGTTTAGATTTAGCGGTTTTAAAAATTGCTCGACCTCAGAAATTAACTACAGTTGCTTTAGGTCAACCAAATTCATTCAAAGTGGGTGCTCGCGTCTATGCAATTGGTACACCACTAGATGAAGATTTTCACAATACTTTTACTCAAGGAAATATTAGTCGCCTCGACCCAAAAAAAGGCATGATTCAACACACTGCTAGTATTAACCATGGAAATTCTGGCGGCCCCTTATTTAATTCTGAAGGTCAAGTAATTGGAGTAAATACTTCTGGGATATTGGGTGATGTCGAAGATGAACAAGGAAACAGAAGTGGTTTTTTCGCACCAGGTACAAATATAAATTTTGCGATTTCTTTAAATAGAATACAAGCTTTTCTAAAGGCTGTACGGCAAAATAATCTTTCTCCCAGATCAACTTTACCTAAAGAGCAAGCGCCGTTACCACCACAAGAAATAGCACTAGATGGTCAAGAAATTACAGGAAATTTAGGAGAAGGAAAGAATCGTTTGGAAGATGGTAGGTATGCCGATATTTATATATTTCAAGGTAAGGCAGGTGAAAAAGTTACCTTGCAAATGAAGAGCAAAGAGTTAAATCCCTTTTTAGTTTTGCTGCAAGTCAAAGAATCTGATAGTGATAAAAATTCTGTCAAATTAGCGGAAAATGATGACCAAGCACCAGGTAATTTTAACGCTCAAATTGTGACGACTTTACCTGATGATGGGGTGTATATGGTATTAGCAACTACTTCACTTCCGCAAGAATCAGGTAACTATACTTTTCGGGCAATAGCTAATCGGTAA